In one window of Stigmatopora argus isolate UIUO_Sarg chromosome 19, RoL_Sarg_1.0, whole genome shotgun sequence DNA:
- the stmn4 gene encoding stathmin-4 codes for MTLAAYKEKVKELPLVSLFCACLRPQNIEKATYKAEDAVDLGWSAIKEVEVKELNKRASGQAFEVILKPPSFDGLPDLNTSMPPRRDPSLEEIQKKLEAAEERRKYQEAELLKHLAEKREHEREVIQKAFEENNNFIKNAKEKLEQKMEVNKENREALLAAMLERLQEKDKHAEEVRKNKELKEEACR; via the exons ATGACTCTCGCAG CCTACAAAGAGAAGGTGAAAGAGCTTCCCCTGGTGTCTTTGTTTTGCGCATGCCTGAGGCCACAAAACATAGAAAAGGCTACCTACAAGGCAGAAG ACGCAGTGGATCTGGGATGGAGTGCCATAAAGGAAGTGGAGGTGAAAGAGTTGAACAAGAGAGCATCCGGTCAGGCCTTCGAGGTCATCCTGAAGCCACCATCTTTTGACGGTTTACCAGATCTCAATACATCCATGCCTCCGCGTAGAGACCCCTCCCTGGAGGAGATCCAAAAGAAGCTAGAGGCCGCCGAAGAAAGACGAAAG TATCAAGAAGCAGAGCTGCTAAAGCACCTGGCGGAGAAGAGAGAACACGAGCGAGAAGTGATCCAGAAAGCCTTTGAGGAGAACAATAACTTCATCAAGAATGCCAAGGAGAAGCTGGAGCAGAAGATGGAGGTCAACAAGGAGAACAGGGAGGCCTTGTTGGCTGCTATGCTGGAGAGACTGCAGGAGAAG GACAAACATGCAGAGGAGGTGAGGAAGAACAAGGAGCTGAAAGAGGAGGCCTGCCGATAG